One window of the Arthrobacter sp. zg-Y919 genome contains the following:
- a CDS encoding ABC transporter substrate-binding protein — MFPADSVRKGRSAKKRASTLTAGLALSALVLSGCAQSNREEGDAGASGDVDGTFVFAASSDPKSLDPAFASDGESFRVSRQIFEGLVGVEPGTADPAPLLAKSWEASDDGMTYTFDLEEGVKFHDGTDFNAEAVCANFDRWYNFTGIQQAESQAYYYGMLFKGFSDSPDTATYKSCEASSDSEAVVSLNKPFAGFVAALSLPAFSMQSPAALEEFGANNSSGTAEAPELTEYAKAHPTGTGPYKFDGWDVGNQLTLSLNEDYWGGGEPQVTDIIFRVIDDPQARRQSLESGDIDGYDLVAPADTESLAAAGFNVVPRDPFTILYLGMNQQVPELADPKVRQAISHAIDKEALVSQTLPEGTKVATQFIPDVVNGYNEDVTTYEYDPEKAKSLLAEAGYPDGFSVDFNYPTGVSRPYMPTPEQVFTNLSAQLAEVGITVNPQPDKWSPDYLDRVQAGSDHGLHLLGWTGDYNDTDNFVGVFFGQEKPEFGFNNPDIFAALEEARQVSTLEEQTPLYEQINEDIAEFAPAVPLAHPAPSLAFSERVESYPASPVNDEVFSDIKLKK, encoded by the coding sequence ATGTTCCCAGCAGACAGCGTCCGGAAAGGCCGGTCCGCGAAGAAGCGCGCGTCCACCCTTACCGCCGGCCTTGCCCTGAGCGCCCTCGTGCTCTCGGGCTGCGCCCAAAGCAACCGCGAAGAAGGCGACGCCGGTGCTTCCGGTGACGTAGACGGCACCTTCGTCTTCGCAGCCTCGTCCGATCCCAAGTCCCTCGATCCGGCCTTCGCCTCCGACGGCGAATCCTTCCGCGTCAGCCGCCAGATATTCGAAGGCCTTGTCGGCGTCGAACCCGGCACCGCGGACCCGGCACCGCTGCTGGCCAAGTCCTGGGAAGCCTCCGACGACGGCATGACCTACACCTTCGATCTCGAGGAAGGCGTCAAGTTCCACGACGGCACCGACTTCAACGCCGAAGCGGTCTGCGCGAACTTTGACCGCTGGTACAACTTCACCGGCATCCAGCAGGCCGAAAGCCAGGCTTACTACTACGGCATGCTGTTCAAGGGCTTCTCCGACTCCCCTGACACCGCGACCTACAAGTCCTGCGAAGCCTCCTCGGACTCCGAAGCCGTGGTGAGCCTGAACAAGCCCTTCGCCGGTTTCGTTGCCGCCCTCTCCCTGCCCGCGTTCAGCATGCAGAGCCCGGCGGCCCTGGAGGAGTTCGGTGCCAACAACTCGTCCGGAACGGCCGAGGCTCCTGAGTTGACCGAATACGCCAAGGCCCACCCCACCGGCACCGGCCCCTACAAGTTCGACGGGTGGGACGTGGGCAACCAGCTCACCCTGTCCCTGAACGAGGATTACTGGGGCGGCGGCGAACCCCAGGTCACCGACATCATCTTCCGCGTGATCGACGATCCGCAGGCCCGCCGCCAGTCGCTGGAGTCCGGCGACATCGACGGCTACGACCTCGTGGCCCCCGCCGACACTGAGTCACTGGCCGCCGCCGGTTTCAACGTGGTCCCGCGCGATCCCTTCACCATCCTGTACTTGGGCATGAACCAGCAGGTGCCCGAACTGGCCGACCCCAAGGTCCGCCAGGCAATCTCGCACGCCATCGACAAGGAAGCACTGGTCAGCCAGACGCTTCCCGAGGGCACCAAGGTCGCCACCCAGTTCATCCCCGACGTGGTCAACGGCTACAACGAAGACGTCACCACGTACGAGTACGACCCCGAGAAGGCCAAGTCCCTGCTCGCCGAAGCCGGCTACCCGGACGGTTTCAGCGTGGACTTCAACTACCCGACCGGCGTCTCCCGGCCGTACATGCCCACCCCTGAGCAGGTCTTCACCAACCTGAGCGCCCAGCTGGCCGAAGTTGGCATCACCGTCAACCCGCAGCCCGACAAGTGGTCCCCGGACTACCTGGACCGCGTGCAGGCCGGCTCCGACCACGGTCTGCACCTTTTGGGCTGGACCGGCGACTACAACGACACGGACAACTTCGTGGGTGTGTTCTTCGGTCAGGAGAAGCCGGAGTTCGGCTTCAACAACCCGGACATCTTCGCTGCCCTGGAAGAGGCACGCCAGGTGTCCACCCTCGAGGAGCAGACACCGCTCTACGAGCAGATCAATGAAGACATTGCCGAGTTCGCACCGGCCGTCCCGCTGGCCCACCCGGCGCCGTCGCTCGCGTTCTCCGAGCGGGTCGAGTCCTACCCGGCCAGCCCGGTGAACGACGAGGTCTTCAGCGACATCAAGCTCAAAAAGTAA
- a CDS encoding GNAT family N-acetyltransferase produces MPSSTDLLAAYDSQLRTDAETPGAAAVDRLGPLRLVTFGGGRGFITYADLDGADAGTIAGWVAAALAHFRSNPEINQVEWKTRGHDRAPGLHRALVRNGFEPGEPESIMIGRAADLAVDVELPAGVALRRVTEEEDVRAMSAMADEVFGDPVSPATADSLLHRLSRGDGMELWVAESGGTIISTGRLEPVQGTEFAGIWGGATREGWRGRGIYRALTAARARSALAAGKTLINSDSTEYSRPILERSGFRKVSTTTPYLWRAEAA; encoded by the coding sequence ATGCCCTCATCCACGGATCTCCTTGCCGCCTACGACTCCCAGCTGCGCACCGACGCCGAAACACCGGGCGCAGCCGCCGTCGACCGGCTGGGACCGCTGCGCCTGGTGACGTTCGGCGGCGGCCGGGGCTTCATCACCTACGCCGATCTGGACGGGGCGGACGCCGGAACCATTGCAGGCTGGGTCGCCGCGGCACTCGCGCACTTCCGGAGCAATCCGGAGATCAACCAGGTGGAGTGGAAGACCCGGGGCCATGACCGGGCGCCCGGCCTGCACAGGGCCCTCGTCCGGAACGGCTTTGAGCCGGGGGAACCCGAATCGATCATGATCGGGCGCGCCGCCGATCTCGCGGTGGACGTCGAGCTGCCCGCCGGCGTCGCCCTCCGGCGGGTGACGGAGGAGGAGGATGTCCGTGCGATGAGTGCCATGGCGGATGAGGTGTTTGGAGATCCGGTGTCCCCGGCGACGGCAGACTCCCTCCTTCACCGGTTGTCCCGCGGTGACGGGATGGAACTCTGGGTGGCGGAAAGCGGCGGAACGATTATCAGCACCGGACGGCTGGAACCGGTGCAGGGTACGGAGTTCGCCGGTATCTGGGGCGGCGCAACCCGGGAGGGCTGGCGGGGCCGGGGGATCTACCGTGCCCTCACCGCAGCCCGTGCCCGTTCTGCCCTGGCCGCGGGTAAGACCCTGATCAACAGCGATTCAACGGAGTACTCCCGTCCCATCCTGGAGCGTTCAGGCTTCCGCAAAGTGTCCACCACAACGCCGTATCTCTGGCGTGCTGAGGCTGCGTAG
- a CDS encoding tetratricopeptide repeat protein — MEQTPDTAGRELEAELEALLSARNREDMAPTIAALLGVHRRYPGNARVLYEVGGAYDTAGEESTAAGFYERALARGLEGDVLRRCYLQYGSTLRILGRTEESLVVFARARQAFPGSVSLGAFEALTLHAAGKVNAALAGLLVLLAENVSAEELERYLPALHGNAGYLASLDAVAGAGAGQGA; from the coding sequence GTGGAGCAAACACCGGATACCGCCGGGAGGGAACTGGAGGCCGAGCTGGAGGCGCTGCTTTCAGCCCGGAACCGTGAGGACATGGCGCCAACCATTGCGGCGCTGCTCGGCGTCCACCGCCGGTATCCGGGCAACGCCCGGGTCCTGTATGAAGTCGGCGGTGCCTATGACACCGCCGGTGAAGAGTCGACGGCGGCGGGATTCTATGAGCGGGCCCTGGCCCGGGGCCTGGAAGGCGATGTGCTGCGCCGCTGCTACCTGCAGTACGGCAGCACCTTAAGGATCCTTGGCCGCACGGAGGAATCGCTGGTGGTTTTTGCCCGTGCCCGGCAGGCCTTTCCCGGCTCGGTGTCCCTCGGCGCCTTCGAGGCCCTGACGCTGCATGCGGCGGGCAAGGTGAACGCCGCGCTCGCAGGGCTCCTGGTCCTGCTTGCGGAGAATGTCTCCGCGGAGGAGCTGGAACGGTACCTGCCGGCGCTGCACGGCAATGCCGGGTATCTCGCCTCGCTTGACGCGGTGGCAGGAGCCGGGGCCGGTCAGGGCGCCTGA
- a CDS encoding ABC transporter permease, producing the protein MPPAAGGSVLPEGAPTAKPATGSGMWKDAFRRLRRNPAAVTGAVIVGLFILVAILAPLLAPYGGNDLPGRTDITPTRIPGPGDLDGYPLGLDRFGGDVLSKLIWGARASLIIGVVSTALGLAGGVLLGVIAGGLGGWVDSVIMRFVDILLSVPNLLLAVSIAALLGQSSLAIMIAIGVSQVPIFARLLRSSMISQRSADYILSAQTLGLSRRTITMSHLLPNSMGPVIVQATLTLATAVIDAAALSFLGLGGGLPQTAEWGRMLTYAQAELAVAPQLAFLPGICIAVTALGFTLLGESLREALDPKTRRK; encoded by the coding sequence CTGCCTCCCGCTGCCGGCGGGTCCGTCCTTCCGGAAGGCGCACCGACGGCCAAGCCCGCCACCGGCAGCGGCATGTGGAAAGACGCGTTCCGCCGCCTGCGCCGCAACCCGGCTGCCGTCACCGGCGCCGTCATCGTTGGCCTGTTCATCCTGGTCGCCATCCTGGCTCCGCTGCTGGCGCCCTACGGCGGCAATGACCTGCCGGGCCGCACGGATATCACCCCCACCCGCATTCCGGGGCCGGGAGACCTGGACGGCTACCCCCTGGGCCTGGACCGTTTCGGCGGCGATGTCCTCTCCAAGCTCATCTGGGGCGCCCGCGCGTCGCTGATCATCGGCGTGGTCTCCACGGCGCTTGGCCTTGCGGGCGGGGTGCTGCTCGGTGTGATCGCAGGCGGCCTCGGCGGCTGGGTGGACAGCGTGATCATGCGCTTCGTCGACATCCTGCTCTCCGTGCCGAACCTGCTGCTGGCAGTAAGTATCGCCGCCCTCCTGGGACAGAGTTCGCTGGCAATCATGATTGCCATCGGCGTCTCGCAGGTGCCCATCTTTGCCCGGCTGCTGCGCTCGTCGATGATCTCCCAGCGCAGCGCCGACTACATTTTGTCGGCGCAGACGCTGGGGCTGAGCCGGCGCACCATCACCATGAGCCACCTGCTGCCGAACAGCATGGGACCGGTGATCGTGCAGGCGACCCTGACTCTGGCAACAGCGGTCATCGACGCCGCGGCGCTGTCCTTCCTGGGCCTCGGCGGCGGCCTGCCGCAGACCGCCGAATGGGGCCGGATGCTTACCTACGCGCAGGCCGAACTGGCCGTGGCTCCGCAGCTGGCCTTCCTCCCGGGTATCTGCATTGCAGTCACCGCACTTGGTTTCACGCTGCTGGGCGAGTCCCTCCGCGAGGCGCTGGACCCCAAGACCCGGAGAAAATAG
- a CDS encoding RtcB family protein yields the protein MEQKVNGKYINFASVIDDGTLEQNQKTSRMPFIYPHLASMPDAHLGKGAAVGSVIPTLGAIIPAAVGVDIGCGMIAVRTQHSAGDIAGKNRRVLREAIEHAIPLSAGNNNRSLTRSARPRVEELADDAAAAGFDPASYLKGWRLQLGTLGSGNHFIEVSLDEEDAVWLFLHSGSRGVGNKIAQQHIWAAQNYCGKRSIDLPDRDLAYLQEGTAEFDRYIAELMWAQKFALLNREEMMDRVIGCFSAWTSEPVQERERINCHHNYTEVEHHYGRDVWLSRKGAIDASPGRPGLIPGSMGTASYVVEGKGYAPSLNSAPHGAGREYSRNKARKTFSQKQLRKAMKGIEFRDTPAFIDEIPAAYKDIDAVMADAKDLVTVKHVLRQIVNVKGN from the coding sequence GTGGAGCAGAAGGTCAACGGAAAGTACATCAACTTCGCGAGCGTCATTGATGACGGAACCCTGGAGCAGAATCAGAAAACGTCCCGGATGCCGTTTATCTATCCGCATCTGGCCTCCATGCCGGACGCCCATTTGGGGAAAGGGGCGGCTGTCGGATCAGTGATCCCCACACTGGGGGCCATCATCCCCGCGGCCGTCGGCGTCGATATCGGCTGCGGCATGATCGCCGTCCGCACCCAGCATTCGGCTGGGGACATTGCCGGGAAAAACCGGCGGGTGCTCCGTGAAGCGATAGAGCACGCCATTCCGCTCTCGGCAGGGAACAACAACCGCAGCCTCACACGGTCGGCACGTCCGCGGGTCGAGGAATTGGCCGACGACGCCGCTGCCGCCGGCTTTGACCCCGCGTCCTATCTCAAAGGCTGGCGGCTGCAGCTGGGCACCCTGGGCTCGGGAAACCACTTCATCGAAGTCTCCCTGGACGAAGAGGACGCCGTCTGGCTGTTCCTCCATTCGGGCTCGCGCGGCGTCGGAAACAAGATCGCACAGCAGCATATCTGGGCGGCACAGAACTACTGTGGGAAGCGCTCCATCGACCTGCCCGACCGGGACCTGGCCTATCTTCAGGAGGGGACCGCGGAATTCGACCGGTACATTGCGGAACTGATGTGGGCGCAGAAGTTCGCCCTGCTCAACCGCGAGGAAATGATGGACCGCGTCATCGGGTGTTTCAGCGCGTGGACCAGTGAGCCGGTGCAGGAGCGGGAGCGGATTAACTGCCACCACAACTACACCGAGGTGGAGCACCACTACGGCCGGGACGTCTGGCTTTCCCGCAAGGGCGCCATCGACGCTTCACCGGGGCGCCCCGGGCTGATTCCCGGATCCATGGGCACGGCGTCGTACGTGGTGGAAGGCAAGGGCTACGCGCCGTCGCTGAACTCCGCGCCCCACGGCGCGGGCCGTGAGTATTCACGGAACAAGGCGCGGAAGACATTCAGCCAGAAGCAGCTGCGGAAGGCCATGAAGGGGATTGAGTTCCGGGACACTCCGGCCTTCATTGATGAGATTCCCGCCGCGTACAAGGACATTGACGCCGTAATGGCGGACGCCAAGGACCTGGTCACGGTAAAGCATGTGCTCCGCCAGATCGTGAACGTCAAGGGAAACTAA
- the bcp gene encoding thioredoxin-dependent thiol peroxidase, with translation MPRLSPDETAPEFALPAADGTTVSLADLRGSSTIVYFYPAAATPGCTKEACDFRDNLNSLKGAGYTVLGISPDPVGKLEKFAASEDLNFPLLSDADHAVAEAYGAWGEKKNYGRTYEGLIRSTVVVDPEGKVALAQYNVKATGHVAKLRRDLGLD, from the coding sequence ATGCCACGCCTCAGCCCGGACGAAACCGCCCCGGAATTCGCTCTCCCTGCCGCCGACGGCACCACCGTTTCCCTGGCGGACCTGCGCGGCAGCAGCACCATTGTGTATTTCTATCCGGCCGCGGCCACTCCCGGCTGCACCAAGGAGGCCTGCGACTTCCGTGACAACCTGAACAGCCTCAAAGGCGCCGGTTACACCGTCCTGGGCATCTCCCCCGACCCGGTCGGGAAGCTGGAAAAGTTTGCAGCATCCGAGGACCTGAACTTTCCGCTGCTCTCCGACGCCGACCACGCTGTGGCCGAAGCCTATGGCGCTTGGGGCGAGAAGAAGAACTACGGCCGCACCTATGAGGGGCTGATCCGGTCCACCGTGGTGGTGGATCCCGAAGGCAAGGTCGCTCTGGCCCAGTACAACGTCAAAGCCACCGGCCACGTTGCCAAGCTCCGGCGCGATCTGGGGCTCGACTAA
- a CDS encoding ABC transporter ATP-binding protein — protein sequence MTDLTTASPLLEVSNLAVNFRTMDGEVAAVRNAGFSLPAGKTLAIVGESGSGKSTTAMAVIGLLPGNGTVASGSIRFDGQELVGLPESKMRAIRGRSIGLVPQDPMSNLNPVTKIGTQVAETLLVHGMATSKDVDRKVVEVLTAAGLPNAAERAKQYPHEFSGGMRQRALIAIGLACRPRLLIADEPTSALDVTVQRTILDQIDRMTEELGSSVLLITHDLGLAAERASELVVMHRGEVVETGPARQLLEDPQHPYTQALVRAAPSVAAVRLSPGAFAGHAAPKSGTAAAPSAAGDRDAAPAGTETAPDNIVEFRDLTKVFKIRGRADDFYAAKNVTLDIPRGRTVAIVGESGSGKTTTARMLLKLIEPTSGTMTFDGMDVGTLDKAQLRSFRQRVQPIFQDPYSSLDPMYTIERILEEPLKTYRRGDKAERHRRVLELMDQVALPKEMLHRYPAELSGGQRQRVAIARALALQPELIVCDEPVSALDVLVQAQILQLLGDLQREFGLSYLFISHDLAVVRLISDYVCVMKDGELVEAASSEEVFSNPRHPYTRKLLASIPGNELNIDGGLTVDDELAS from the coding sequence ATGACTGATTTGACCACTGCTTCGCCCCTGCTCGAGGTGAGCAACCTCGCCGTTAACTTCCGGACCATGGACGGAGAAGTTGCTGCCGTGCGCAACGCCGGTTTTTCCCTCCCGGCAGGGAAGACCCTGGCCATCGTCGGGGAGTCCGGCTCCGGTAAATCCACTACCGCCATGGCCGTCATCGGCCTGCTGCCGGGCAACGGCACCGTGGCTTCGGGCAGCATCCGCTTTGATGGGCAGGAGCTGGTAGGCCTTCCCGAGTCGAAGATGCGGGCCATCCGTGGACGGTCCATTGGACTGGTGCCGCAGGACCCGATGTCCAACCTCAATCCCGTGACGAAGATCGGGACCCAGGTTGCCGAAACCCTGCTGGTGCACGGCATGGCGACGTCGAAGGACGTGGACCGGAAGGTCGTGGAGGTCCTGACCGCTGCCGGTCTGCCCAACGCCGCGGAGCGGGCCAAGCAGTACCCCCATGAATTCTCCGGCGGCATGCGCCAGCGGGCCCTGATTGCCATCGGCCTGGCCTGCCGTCCCCGCCTGCTGATCGCGGACGAACCCACCAGCGCCCTGGACGTCACGGTCCAGCGGACCATCCTGGACCAGATCGACCGGATGACCGAGGAACTGGGCTCATCCGTCCTGCTGATCACCCATGACCTGGGGCTGGCGGCCGAACGTGCCTCCGAACTCGTGGTGATGCACCGCGGCGAGGTCGTCGAAACGGGCCCAGCCCGGCAACTCCTGGAGGATCCGCAGCACCCGTACACCCAGGCCCTGGTCCGCGCAGCGCCCAGCGTCGCTGCGGTGCGGCTGAGCCCCGGTGCCTTTGCCGGGCATGCCGCACCGAAGAGCGGGACAGCAGCGGCGCCGTCCGCAGCGGGCGACCGCGATGCCGCCCCCGCCGGGACCGAAACCGCGCCGGACAACATCGTGGAATTCCGTGACCTGACCAAGGTTTTCAAGATCCGCGGCCGTGCCGACGATTTCTACGCCGCGAAGAACGTCACGCTGGACATCCCGCGCGGACGCACCGTGGCCATTGTGGGGGAGTCGGGGTCGGGCAAGACCACGACCGCGCGGATGCTGTTGAAACTGATTGAACCCACCAGCGGAACCATGACCTTCGACGGCATGGATGTCGGCACCCTGGACAAGGCCCAGCTGCGGAGCTTCCGCCAGCGGGTGCAGCCGATTTTCCAGGACCCCTATTCCTCGCTGGACCCGATGTACACCATCGAACGCATCCTGGAAGAGCCGCTCAAGACCTACCGCCGCGGGGATAAGGCCGAGCGCCACCGGCGCGTGCTGGAACTGATGGACCAGGTGGCGCTGCCCAAGGAGATGCTGCACCGCTATCCGGCCGAGCTTTCCGGCGGGCAGCGGCAGCGCGTGGCGATTGCGCGCGCCCTGGCACTGCAGCCGGAGCTGATCGTCTGTGATGAACCGGTCTCGGCACTGGACGTCCTGGTGCAGGCCCAGATCCTGCAGCTGCTGGGGGACCTGCAGCGCGAGTTCGGCCTCAGCTACCTCTTCATCTCCCACGACCTGGCGGTTGTCCGCCTCATCTCCGACTACGTGTGCGTGATGAAGGACGGCGAACTGGTGGAAGCGGCGAGCTCCGAGGAAGTCTTCTCCAATCCCCGCCATCCCTACACCCGGAAGCTCCTGGCCTCGATACCCGGCAATGAGCTGAACATTGACGGCGGACTGACCGTCGACGACGAGCTGGCTTCCTAG
- a CDS encoding ABC transporter permease, translating into MLRVIGKRLLMLIPTLIGLSILLFLWVRNLPGGPATALLGDKASPEAIANINKAYGFDRPLIEQYFTYVGKLLQGDFGTSIVTGRPVLEEFATRFPATVELAVVALIFAIGIGIPLGYLAASHYGRFWDHSSVVLSLIGITVPVFFLAFILKWVLAIQLGWFPTDGRQDPRIDATHVTDFYVLDGLLTREWDASWDAILHLVLPAIALGTIPLAIIVRITRASVLEVQGADYVRTARAKGLMEKTIRGRFVLRNAMLPVTTTIGLQTGLLISGAVLTETVFAFSGIGRFLRDAIFALDYPVLQGFIVFIAVAYSLINLLVDVSYGFIDPRVRVQ; encoded by the coding sequence GTGCTACGAGTCATCGGCAAACGCCTTCTTATGCTGATCCCCACCCTGATCGGCCTTTCGATCCTGCTGTTCCTCTGGGTGCGCAACCTGCCCGGAGGTCCGGCCACTGCCCTGCTGGGCGACAAGGCCTCCCCCGAAGCCATTGCCAACATCAATAAGGCCTACGGGTTCGACCGCCCGCTGATCGAGCAGTACTTCACCTATGTCGGCAAGCTCCTGCAGGGCGACTTCGGAACGTCCATCGTCACCGGACGCCCCGTGCTGGAGGAATTCGCCACCCGCTTCCCCGCCACGGTGGAACTGGCTGTCGTCGCCCTCATCTTCGCCATCGGCATCGGCATTCCGCTGGGCTACCTGGCGGCCAGCCACTACGGGCGTTTCTGGGACCACTCCTCCGTGGTCCTGTCCCTGATCGGCATTACTGTCCCCGTGTTTTTCCTCGCCTTCATCCTCAAGTGGGTGCTGGCCATCCAGTTGGGTTGGTTCCCCACCGACGGACGCCAGGATCCACGTATCGACGCCACGCACGTGACCGATTTCTATGTACTGGACGGTCTGCTCACCCGGGAATGGGACGCGTCCTGGGACGCCATCCTGCACCTGGTGCTTCCGGCCATCGCACTGGGCACCATTCCCCTGGCGATCATCGTGCGCATCACGCGGGCGTCGGTCCTGGAAGTCCAAGGTGCGGACTACGTGCGCACCGCCCGCGCCAAGGGCCTGATGGAGAAAACCATCCGCGGCCGCTTTGTGCTGCGCAACGCCATGCTGCCGGTGACCACCACCATCGGCCTGCAGACCGGGCTGCTGATCTCCGGCGCCGTTCTGACGGAAACGGTGTTTGCCTTCAGCGGTATCGGCAGGTTCCTGAGGGATGCAATCTTCGCCCTCGACTATCCCGTCCTGCAGGGATTCATCGTGTTCATCGCCGTGGCGTATTCACTGATCAACCTGCTGGTTGATGTGTCCTACGGCTTCATCGATCCAAGGGTGCGTGTCCAGTGA
- a CDS encoding 2-hydroxyacid dehydrogenase, which yields MSDSTPRSVPVRTLTVPTPELLDALQPLPEGMRAAVWDLIHEPEGLEYPEIDAVVLPYANGSDYGEALQRVPHLLLLQAQSTGYDGLPELVGEQTAIASAAGVHAAATAEMALTLILTAQRGIDDALAAQHEGRWEAVRYPGLADRRVLLVGAGGIGREIAARLNPFDVELTRVGRTARTDDDGAVHGTDELVDLAARAEILVVITPLDGQTRHLIDARVLAALPDGALVVNVARGAVVDSGALTKEVVSGRLRAALDVFDPEPLPADHPLRQAPGAIITPHWGGNTAAFEPRIKALLRKQVRRLAEGQEPLNLVRPGPWG from the coding sequence ATGTCCGATTCGACTCCCCGCAGCGTCCCGGTGCGGACCCTGACCGTACCTACCCCCGAACTGCTTGATGCCCTGCAGCCGCTGCCCGAGGGCATGCGCGCGGCCGTGTGGGACCTGATCCACGAGCCCGAGGGGCTGGAGTACCCGGAGATCGACGCCGTAGTCCTGCCCTACGCCAACGGATCCGACTATGGCGAAGCGCTGCAGCGGGTACCCCACCTGCTGCTCCTGCAGGCGCAGTCCACGGGCTACGACGGGCTGCCCGAACTCGTGGGGGAGCAGACCGCAATCGCCAGCGCCGCCGGGGTCCATGCCGCAGCCACTGCCGAGATGGCACTGACCCTGATCCTGACCGCACAGCGGGGCATCGACGATGCATTGGCTGCCCAGCATGAGGGCCGCTGGGAGGCGGTCCGGTACCCGGGCCTGGCCGACCGGCGGGTGCTCCTGGTGGGGGCGGGCGGCATCGGCCGTGAGATCGCCGCACGCCTGAACCCCTTCGACGTCGAACTCACCCGAGTGGGCCGCACGGCCCGGACGGACGACGACGGCGCCGTGCACGGGACGGACGAACTGGTCGATCTGGCGGCCCGGGCGGAGATCCTGGTGGTCATCACGCCGCTGGACGGGCAGACCCGCCACCTAATCGACGCCCGCGTCCTGGCCGCCCTGCCGGACGGGGCCTTGGTGGTCAATGTTGCCCGCGGTGCCGTCGTGGACAGCGGGGCCCTGACCAAGGAAGTGGTATCCGGAAGGCTGCGCGCGGCTCTCGATGTCTTCGATCCGGAACCCCTGCCGGCGGACCATCCCCTGCGGCAGGCGCCCGGGGCCATCATTACCCCGCACTGGGGCGGGAACACTGCGGCGTTCGAGCCGCGGATCAAGGCGCTCCTGCGGAAGCAGGTACGCCGGCTGGCGGAAGGACAGGAGCCGCTGAACCTGGTCCGCCCCGGCCCCTGGGGCTAG
- a CDS encoding MarR family winged helix-turn-helix transcriptional regulator: MPDMERWPTGRLLSTAARLVEHAWNERLVSIGLTHAGVIALGVLDSQGPMTQARLAQLVRVQAQTMGKTLARLETHGHVSRVRNDLDKRSHMVTITAQGVEALREAQNIERTLLEGGELLSDALRGQLRNVITELGNPRWQVGVDVPGLPVPPESGLVILPEATEATEATADSR; the protein is encoded by the coding sequence ATGCCGGATATGGAGCGTTGGCCCACCGGTCGTCTGCTGTCGACAGCAGCCCGCCTGGTAGAGCATGCCTGGAACGAGCGGCTCGTCAGCATTGGACTGACCCATGCGGGTGTTATCGCCCTGGGCGTTCTGGATTCTCAGGGACCGATGACCCAGGCCCGCCTGGCGCAGCTGGTGCGCGTACAGGCCCAGACCATGGGTAAGACCCTGGCCCGCCTCGAGACCCATGGCCATGTCAGCCGTGTGCGCAATGACCTCGACAAGCGCAGCCATATGGTGACCATCACCGCCCAGGGTGTAGAGGCCCTGCGCGAAGCCCAGAACATTGAGCGCACCCTGCTGGAGGGTGGCGAACTGTTGTCCGATGCGCTCCGCGGCCAGCTGCGGAACGTCATCACCGAACTGGGCAACCCGCGGTGGCAGGTCGGAGTCGACGTGCCCGGGCTCCCGGTCCCGCCCGAAAGCGGGCTGGTGATCCTGCCGGAAGCCACGGAAGCTACGGAAGCCACGGCAGACAGCCGCTGA